CCGTCGTCATCATCCGCTTTACCAATATAACTCTGCAAAAACTGGTGATTTGCTGCTCTTGCCACAGTTAAGTTGAGGAGTAGCAAAAGGGTTCACAGTATCTCTGCGTGAAAGATTCAAAGTCTTGCAGACCAGACACCAAAGATTGAGAAGGCCCACGTGATTTTCGCCCAGAACATGAATGTTCTTGAAAACAGCAAGTACTTACGTCCATCGGGACAAATTCGGTGCATACTCTCACGAAGGCACGTATTCAACGTTTTATGAGATCTGTGACCTTTAGCTGTAGATGTGTCCCCCTATGCATTAACAACCGGAGCCCTCAAAGAGTTATAGCCTAATGTCCGGATAAGTGGTGAGGATGCTGAAAAGTTGATCAGGCATCCACCTAACcattatatgaaaaaaaataaaaactatgtAACGATACATGGATGGAATATCTTAGAACATACTTGATGATGTCTTCCACTAATACAGGATATAATCGAGATCATGCTTTTCTATTCAATGGCGATATTATgccaatataaaaaaaatcgataatttAGTGGCATTTATGGATAATTAATGTAATGTATGCTCAAGTCATCCCATCGAAGCCTACATGCCTCATTTGGGACCTGTCGAAATTATGAGATAGATTATCAAACTAATGAAATTACACAAAGTGGTTTCtagatggaaaatgaattctttgCCGAAGATCCTCTCTCCTACTAAGTTTAGGATATGAAGGAATCTAACAAGCAGAGTTAGAAGGAATGAACATCAACCAAGGACCGAGGGCGGGGAAGGATGCACTAAAGCTTACAACCAGAGGGCCTTAAATCATTCCAATTTATGTTGAACGTTGTATTGTCAAGGTTAATTAAGAAGGTACGtgacaatttatatatatatattcaaaagtttaaatatcatgtcaaataaattgaaagttcctGAATCATATTATgcattgaattaaaattcaagaatgtaTTGAACTAAAATTTGGAGataatttatgtcattatcgtgtgtgtatatatacatattatgTTTGTATCAAATAACCAAtaatttcctcatttcttaACTACATCATTTTTGTCCCCTCACCAACACaattagttatttttttgaccaaaaaagaaaaagaaaaaaaaggcaccTTGTGAGCTAGGTTCAGCCAGTTTAAATTTCTGACCCCTAGCTTGCGATCAGCCTTTGAAGTTCGCTGCCAATTCGCAATTATACATGCGGGATTTGTTGCTTTTGAAGTTGTTCCATGTAATTTTTTGCGACAGTGAGATgatataaattaagaaattatattaaataaattaaatattaatgtaTCACATTAATTATCGAGTCAAAATTaagagattatatatatatatatattatctctgtataaaataatcaataatttCCTCGTGTCTATGACTAAATCATTTTGTTTGTTCATCACCAACACGATAAgttattttttgacaaataagaaaaaagaaagttagtGTCGCATTATTCGTAGCGCACACAACGGTACCACGACAGCAAAAAGACCAAAACGGTTCTCCTCTCCTTCCCTCAACTTCCCCAATCCCCCAATCCCCAATCCCCAATCCCTCATCCCTAAAACGAAGCTCCAAATTCCCTCAAAGATCCTCCAAGTTCCAAACTTTTATTAGGGTTTCAGTTGCAGCCACTGGGAAATTGAATTCCCATATAATGCTGCACCGAGAGGATTCGGCGGTGATGCGTTCGGTGGCCCAGCTGGGCTCCCTCTCCTCCGCCATCGACGCCTTCCGCCTCCGCTTCCACGACCTCGACGACCACCTCCGTTCCCTCCACCTCGCCCTCGATTCCCGCACCCTCCTCCTCCAATTCAACCCCGATCAATCGAAATCCCCGCCTCTGCCTTCGCAGGAGGACGCGAGATCGGCCCCCGAATTGCCGGAGGAGGAGAGCGCCCCGCAGTCCGAGCTCGAGCAGCTATGCCAGACCATGTGCAGCCGCGGCCTCCGCCGCTACCTCGTCGCCCACTTGTCCGACGTCGATGACCTCCGCCGCCAGGTCCCTCCCGCCCTCAAGAACTGCGCTCCCGACGTGCCCAAACTCGTCTACGAATGCGTCGGAGGGTTCTATCTCCAGGGCAGCAAGGCCTTCACCCACGACTCCCCCATGATCTCCGCCCGCCACGCCGCCATCCTCGCCCTCGAATTCTTCCTCCTCTCCGATTCTCTGGGCGTGCAGCCGGATCCCGCCGCTCTCTCGGTCAAGGCAGAGGCTGAGTCCTCCGCCATCGCGTGGAGGAAGAGGCTGATCGTCGAGGGCGGGGTCTCCAGGGCAGGCGAGAGCGATGCCCGCGGCTTGCTCCTTTTCATTGCTTCCTTCGGCATTCCTAGCGTTTTTAAGGCTGAAGATATTGCGCATTTGCTCCGGCTTAGCAATTGGAAGGAAATCGGCGACGCACTTCCGCGTTCCCCATTCTTGCGCGCCCGGATTCCTGGTACTTGTTGGTGCTTCctcatttttttacttattgatGCTTTCTCTAGTTTAACAAGTGGGTGCAATACTTAGACTTGTCCGTATGATCATTAGTACCAAATTCGGTACTTTATCTTTGTCCCCTTTCGCGCAGATCTTTGGTTTGATCTAAAATAGTCATCTAAAACTGGCCATCTCTATACGTTGCGAACCCTTAGTTCAATTTGCGTTTTTTTACCACGGAAAAGGAGATGCACGGCCAGTTATTAATGGAATTCCTTTTTGGCTAGAGTTGGAATGAGGATTcctcacttttttctttgcttgggaaaaaatattttcttttcgttCTTTATGGTTGTGTGGTCCGATGTGGGGAAGCGACAAGGCTCTTAAAAACACCAGCACAAAAAGtggcaaaattgaaacaaatatACATGGGAAAACTGTGACAAAACTATACCGgatttaaataaaaagatcGATGCAAGAGAAAAACCCAACCTTGAATTGATTTCTGAAAAGAGAGTAAGTGGGTCTTGATGAGATTGTCGCCTTAGACCTCCCTCCCTAAGATTCAGTGCAAGCAGCTTCCCAAATTATTATGTCAAGAAGCATAATCTAGTCGATGCCTATGGAGTTCCTTGCTGGATGGGCAGAGCTATGAAACTGAATGGGGTAACCTTTCAAAGCATGGAAGACCAAATCACATTTCGGTTGAAAGGAGGTTCTAGGTCAAAAGGATCAAGGGCTAGAACTTTAAAAGTGGGGCTGAATCATGTAGATTAGGATATTTATGTAATTTCAGGGCAAGGACTGAGAGAGACTTTCTCCAtctcttaattttttgataagttAAGAGAAATTCACTGAGGCACCGAGGGGATGCTGACCCATTTAACAAAAGAACTCAAAGCCCAAAGGGACTCATTTACAAGagagcaaataaaaaatgtcgATCAAAGCattaatgcaaattattttacCAGAGGCTCAGTCAATTCTGGAAGTATGTTTATGTAGATTACCCCTTTAAACCTGatcaagaaattttttctcTGGAAATGCTGTATGGTCCTCCGTTTGCTGTATGTCCTCCTCTCATTGTTCGCTCTCATCCATTTTCGTGACcttgatgattttctttctaCGAAAAGGGTATATGTGTAGCCACTAAAATTATAGCATTTGAAAACACGCAGGAAAAATCTGCCATACATGTTTATTAAGTTAGACGGACTACCATTTGAAATGGCATACGTTATGTATATCCTCATACTTTAGGGTTGATTATATTACAAGCCTTCTGGTTGCAAAAATTACTCATTGCTCGTTCTCTTAATCATAAAGGTTTAACCCACTTCCATGTTGAACTCACCCTGGTAATCTGATATCATTTGTGACCACTTTCTTCTGGTCTAGTCTCGGCCTATTTATCTCATGTTAGATGCCCACATTGGAAGTCTACTGTAGTGCTGGCTAATCGTGAATCAAGCAATGGACGGTCTGACAGATTTTTGTTAATTTGGTTAGAACCTTCATGAAATTGAAAAGCCACAACTGTCGTCTGATGCTCCACAAAATCTAACTATGAAGTTAGATTTGTCCAATCATGCCTATTCTACCCTAAACACATTCAGCCTAACATATATAGGAAGAAACGCTAGTCAGCCTTTTCGATATTCTTATGTATGTAAAACCTGGAATGCCTGCTTTTGGTAAGTTATGTGCACATAGTTTGGCTACAAGGATGTCTACCACGACTGATCGCTCTGCCAAGCCTTAAAGAAGGTTATACTAAAAGCTTTTATGAGCAGTGGCTTGGCTCTGTGACATCATAATGTTTTCTCTGACTGTCAAATGAATTTTACTAATTGTGACTGGGCTACTTTGCCCCTCTGTACTAACAAGAGGAACCAATGCCTAAAAGGGAGGAGTTTGGGAGATGGAGTTCGTCTAAATGGCACAATCTTCAAGATCTGCATAGTCATTTGACTCCATAAATAACTGTCCACTTCAGCCTAAGTGAATATATTTGCTATGCTATCAATGCATTGATTGTTAATGATATTCATTGCATCTTTGTGGATGGTGCACTTGTAAATGTAATGAGATGTCGATTTGGTtggaaaaatatatcatcaatgACATGGAGAATGGCAGTTGGAAAGGGAATAGTTGGATAGCTTTGAAGCAATGTAGTTTGCCAAGTGAGAAAACTGTTACCTCCAAACGTTCAACTGTCTAATACGTCCAAGattgaaatttgaaagtttATGATCGATTTTGCCATATCCATCATTATCCAGGATTGCCAccacttgaaaaaaataaattggagaCTATCATGCTGACCTAAATCGTTGAAAGCATCTCATGTTCTTCTTAATGGGTTGCAGATGTCTTAGAGGAAATGATGAAGATTGGGATGAGCATTCAAGCTGTTGATGTCTCCATTGGTTTCGGTATAGAGGATAAGTTCCCCCCTCAGACAATTCTGACGTCATTTTTAAGGGAAGCTAAAGAAAGATGTGACAATAGTAAAAGAGCACATAGTTCAACTATGGCTATGGTGGGTTTTCCAATTCTGTTCTTTGCACCTTTGATGGATATTTGTTGAGGATCTTGCTTCATTTTGCTTCCTTATTGATGtttcattataataatattttgcaGAAGGCAGCTACCCAAAAGCAATTGACTGCTCTAAAATCCACATTGAGATGTTTGGAAGATCATAATTGGGACCCTGCAAAAGTACTTCCTGGATGGCAATTAAAGGAAATGATAGTGAAGTTGGAGAAGGAGGCTGCTGACATTgataagaagatgaaggagaaggtAGTCTCCAAGAGAAGGATTGATGTTGTGGAACCTGCGAGAACATTTAAGAGTCATGAGGTTAAACGCCCAAAGTTCTCACCTGAAGTGGCACCCCACTTTTCTCGTCCATTCATGGGTTTCCAAGAGCAAAAGGACAATAGTCGTATATTTGGTAGGAGTTCGTATGATGATGGTTCACAGCCAATATTTTCGTTTGACAGTGGACTCTCCCGGCATGGTAGCAGTTATCCTGCTGCATCATTGGTATCTCATGGATCTGGTGGAGGGTCTTTGACAGAAACTTCCTTGAAATCCCCAATGGAGAGTGCAAATGCCTTGCATTCTTCTGGAGTTGGAGGTAGAATCTCTGCTGGAATCAGTATGATGGCTGCAGGTGCATCTGCTGCTTTCCCTAGAGATAGATTGGCCGACAGGATTGGACTTGTAGGTAGTAGTAATGATGCTTCAATTGGACAATATGTGATCAGGGATGGCACATATCGGGACCAGCTAGAGCAAAGAAATCTCGGGAGGTATACATCTGTGGGAACTGGTCGCTATGGCCCCTCATTAGAAGGTTTCAAAGGCCTGCCAAAATTTTCATCTAGCAATGCCATTGATCATGGTTCAAACTTTGATTTATATGGTTTTGCTGATACCATTATGGAGCGGAGTCGTACATAAGCAGCATTTCTCACTATTCACCAGGGAGGCAGGCCCTGTCTTTCCCATCCCGACTGCTCCCAAGGTTCATCTTTGTGGCGGGCGAATCCAAATTGCTTAATTATAGGTCTTTTTCCTTCACGTTCAGGTATCAATTAGCTTATGAGGCGATGGGCAGTGGCTTTGATACCGATCATAATCTTGTCCAAGACTTTGCATTTGCTTTATTAGGAAAGCCATTGTTATCTTTTGGTGGGCATACTCGAGACATTGGGACAGTAAGTCATTAAAGATGATTACTTGGTGCCAAAGCCAAACTCTCCAGGCAGATGGACAGGGAAAGGAAACTAAATTAAAGGGACTTTCAAGCTACAGTAGGTGGTGGGATAGTTGAGAAAGTTGTCATGGAACTGCAGCTGAACTTGTAGCCAAGAGTGTTAAAGGATTAGGTTTCCGAATAACATATCTTGTTTTGCAATAACAGTCACTTTGTGAAGAAATCGAGACTCTGAAGATGCATCATTTTGGGTGGGTCTCTCCCGTGTATGCATAAGTTGGTGCTTCAGTTTTAGTGTCTATGATGTTACTCATTTATCACCATGGGATCTCCCTTTCTTTTGTTAACTTAATGCCATGTCAGCTTGCAGATTTGTATATAATGATTTGACTTTGTGGAAGGCTGACAAAGTGAGGAGTCTTTTATAATGGCGAAAGTTCGTGTGTCTTATTAACTACAATCCTTTTTACTCGACGAACCTTATGATGACGGTTGTACCCACGCTTCTTAGATTATTATTTTGAACGCTATCGGAGGAGGGAAAATTTTCACGAACCTCATCAATCATCACTTTTTGGGCTGATTGATTTTAACCGTCTATCCTTTTGCTAGCTGATATATTGTTGACGATTGACTGTATCTAACCGTTACTTTGGGATTAGAGTTGCTTGTGAAGAAATTCTCTCTATTGGACGGTGCTTGCAGTAGAACCATCTACAGATCCTTACGTATGCATGCGAGCTCATGCAAGAAAATCACGTTTTCGTTTACTTTTAGGAGAGCACAATTGTTGGTACTTATTCGAAAGGTGCTCATGAAAAAACCGTATGTACACTGTCGTGTAGTATGATGAGCACTAGTACAGAAACTAAAGCTGAAAATGGATGGTAGATCGAAAGAAGTCTCTTCTCCTAAAATTCCCTTCCTCTTTTAActcttcaaaaatcaaatttaaagtaaatgaaaAGAGCATGACGAATTCAAATTGGAATTAGCAATACGCATAGGTCAAGTCTCTAATGTTAGAAGGCGTGAAAGCTAATATCAGGAGCACAGATAGGATGGCAATAGGGAGCAACAGCAACATGGAAGGAGGGGGAGGCAATGGCGGAAGAACGAGAGGCAGTATCAGCAGAATCGCCGTCAGGCACATGAGCAAGAGGATCCATTCCAAGCTGAAGTATGTGGTCGCTCGTGGAAATTTCCCACATCCTATTGAGAAGGAACTCCCACTGCTATGTTCGGTTATTTTCCTTCCAGGAATTGAAGTAGATGTCCTCCTTTCTCTCGTGTCCATTCCGTTGGAGTTGCTGGCCGATGGTTAAGCTTTTTGCTACTTTCGCATGTTAGCGAGTTCAACACTCATCAAGCTTCCAAGGCGTCCCTGACCACTCGATCTGACTGAAACTAAATCTGAATCAAACCAAAATTTCTGTCAGCAATTAACAATTTTTACATGAAAAAGGATCTTCATCGCACTTAAATGATGGACCCAAATGAAACTTGAAGATGGACGTAGATTATGAACTTCTCATAGGATGAGGAGTCCGGTTCAATGGCTCGATCCTATCCCTAAATTTCAGTAAAATTCTttattgtgatgatgatgatggagatcACAAAGAGAATTGGCTTCCCTTGATTTCACCTAATGCAATTCGATTATGACTTACGAGTAATGCCAGAAATACAAAGCATTTACGATGATTGGTATGCAAAGCTTATGCTGCCATTCAAAGGAGTTAACAGAGAGCCCTGATTGTTGCCAGAAACCATCCAACATCGAGGTCATGAAATTCAAGAACAAATACTATACACATGCAGCTGGTCGGGGGTAGAAGGGATCCATGGAAACGGTACAaaattccttctctttttggtttcttccttttttgggcTAAGGAACATCACGACGGATCAGACATCAACGTGGGGTCCGTACTATTAATGGAGGTgtaaaaaaaagaggaaatgagTGTCAGTAGCAGGTACCTTGTTTGGTATGAGATGAAGAATCGGTCGGAAGTTGTACGAGGAGCACCCTCTTGAAATCCTTTCCCCGTGTCCGTGTACCAAGAGAATGAGAACAATGACAATGGGTTTAAGGAGGGTGGCTTTTGCAAAAGTTAAATCATTTGTAAGATATAGTtgagcgcagagagagagagagagagagagagagagagggagtgggtGAATGCATTGCATTTTTAAAGTTCAAGTAGACGGGAGGGCTGTTTTGCACAAAACAGCGGCCCCGGGTGATGGTCAATTGGTCCCGTCTCTGTCCCACTCCCCACCGTTCTTCTCCcctggactctctctctctctctttaaaaaaaaaggcaaaagcaaaGCCTACGACTGACCCAATCTCATTCAATGTATGTTCCTTCATACGTATTTGTGTTCGCATTTTCGATGTTGATGCAGCGGTGAGTAGAAGTCAAACCCCCGAGCTGCATGCTTTAGGTTCAGGCTGACATGCGAAAACACAAAATGTAGTAAATGGTAACTTCCTAAATAAGCAATTCATCCTTTCCTGAATAACCCCATCAGTTAAAATTAGCAATTGGAGTAAAAAGGACCATATTTCCTTTCCTTGCTATATTCCATCGTTTGGACTTCTAATCATAATAGATTTGAATATAATAGGATATAAAATCCAGAAATCGGTTATATTCTATCAACCATTTGGTGAttgcaataataaaattaaatatattcacatcatatcttGTACATTATTTTGTATGAATggtatattaatataattgaacaaaaaaaaaaaaaaaaattataaatagataTGGTAAAAATTTCTTACGACACTCTTAcatactttttaatattttttttattttattttattttcatctctttttaaattaatttctttttacttcttctttctcttccatcattctctaataaaaatatattaaatagtaaacGGTACTAATATACATAagatactaaaatacctaaaatgtgtaataaatataaatttatatttattaaaattatattataaatagaattaaatttgaacatttcaataaaaataagatcaaatttaaataactaaattgttattttttttttattttgaattattatattagaattcaaatattaattatattgaaatatgatttagttttttaatttaaaaattttattatacgaacaaaataattttcttattataaaattagaaattctATCCACTTTTATTCAATCTCCTCGATAGGATGATTTTATTCGATCTATATCTCCCTTATATTCGattttatcatatcttgaatatgtaccaaacgcaagatatgataaattttaaatcccgaattttattttgatcattCAAATGCAATCTCAGTTCCTTAATGTGTTTGGGATGCAACCCACCTGACCGTGGAAATGATTAGATTTCTATTCGGCACATGGTAAGAGAATCTTCTCAACTTCTACCAAGAGCACTTTGTAGTTTCTACACCAGGACACGAAACAAGGAGGAGCAGTTGGGAAAAGGAATACTTTGCTTAAATTGGTAATTGTCTTGTCTCTCTTCTGGTTGAAGATTGAAACCCTAATCCACCCTAAATCCTCGGTTGACGTCTTCCGATGCACATGATGTCAGGTGGGCCTCAATACTAAAAGGACATATTATGATAAGGTGAGATGGGAACGAGCACACGCCAAGTTGGATCTCGTTCCCCCCAATGCACCTTCACATGTTGAGTCCACCTCCTCCATCATCTTTTGTTCGTTTTCGTCCCTTTAATATTGTTCTACTCATTCCAATTCAGATGTGTATTCGTTCATTTTAATCGTTTAAATCTCTTGATTCGtatgactttcttttcttatagCTGCTGGCTGCTCTTCATCAAAATGTTGATCCGTAACAGGGGCATTGAAATTGTTTCGACAAACAATCGAGATGAATAAAAGAACTGCAATTGACGAATTATTGATCCGCAATATTACGGCCTTGCGTAATAGCAGTTCAGGAGCTAACAATTGGTTCTTATGTTGAAGCACGCGTATTGACTTTCTGTCCTTAGAAAAGATTGAGAGGACAAAAGTAATAGAGGGGTGTGCAGTCATCCCTGTTGAGCATGTATAAAACGTCAAGTGCTCAACATTGAATATCAAGCCATGGATTTAAGAACCATGATTTAATCCCATCTGCTGCTGTCTCCTCAACGTTGTTATTATACAAATGAAGAATCCAAAtcatcttcttttgaaagaaacaATGGGCAAACGAATGTGTTTCAGAAACGGGTTCTCTATACCCACAGAAATTTTCCCAGGCCCTCGGCCGCGGTAAGGCTGTCAGTTCTTCACTCTGCTCATCTTCCTGAACTTCAAGAGCATTTCTCGAGAAAAACAAGTGATGTTGAAGAATTGAGATTAATGTTTACATCTACTTGCTCGTTATTTATTAATACCACATTTTACATACTCATGAGGTGTTATCTACTTTATCGATAAGAGTTGTTTGATTTACTTTCTCCTCGTTTGGACAGCATCACATGCAGTGCTTCTAATAAGTATGACATTAGTTGTTCAtgggaatttttcttttgcttttttttttttttttttttgacggtGGTTTGATTTACAATCTTTCGAAATATTGTAGCTGTAGAAATCATCGTCACCTTCACGGACAGGCAGACTGGCCTCTTTCGAAATATTGCTAGCGGTAGCTATGCTTAGAAAAAATGGAGTGATTCGAACAAATTGGCAAAGCTCAGCATGTCAGAAATATTAAGAAACATTAGATTTTGTTCTTTCTGTGTGAGAGGGCAAGAACTGTACCATTGGAAGTCGACTGCTGATGTTGAAGAGCTGCATAGAACTAACTATTCTCCATATTTTTCCTGCCCATCGTACTGTACAGTGAATCAAATAATCTAGCCCCCTTACTCTTTAAGATCCTAACTTGAATATGATTTCGAGTGATTTGTCATTGTAGCTTACAGCGCATTTATTCTCAGCTGCCAAGCATCAGCAGGGTTGACCGAATCCGTAGTTTATTTTTGTGTCATCCCATGTAAGGGAAAGCTTCTTCAGATACGTATGAAGTTAATGCTGAGTACAGAGGAAACGACATAAAATAACTGATGTGGCCCGTAGACCCACCAGCAAAATTGTATAAAACAAAGGGAAATCAATCTGCTTTTCATATCAACTGGTGCTTGGACAAGCATCAAATAAAGCACAACAACCGACGACATAGAGAAGAGGCCAGGATTTTCCACATTGTCTCTACATTCTGAGAATATGAATGTAAAACAGAAGCTGCACACAGAACTGATTAAAAGATCTCTGTTCCACCAGACCTACCTAAAGAGTCAAAGATAgatatttttcccattttcagTCGAGATAAATAGGGGTGATCATAGTCCGGATTGGGCCAGTCTAGCACTTAACCCAAAGGCTGACCAACAAAATGTTGATCTCCAATTCTTGGAACCAAGGATTGACCTGGTTGAGCCTGAAACCGAGAATCGGACTGATTCTAGGGTTAATCCCAAactaactaataatttttttattttattttttatattctctaaaagataaacttattatttcaaattacataCCTATCAACAAGAACAAGCCACGAAATGAGGGCAAGCCGTGAGGCGAGCAAACGGAGGCAAGCCCCCAAGGTGAGTGGCAAATGGCAAGCATTGCTCACGAGTGAGGCTACATAAGAGAGGTGAGCAGCGAGCGACAAGTGTCAAGCAAGGCGAGCATGGTGTAGCGAGGAGGGCGAGGTTGCTCACAAGCGAAAAGCTATTTCTTTcaagtaaaaattgaaaaggataaagaaaaaagaagaggataaaaagaaaggagaacaaGAATACTGGATACCAGAGAAGGAGGATGCCATTTGATACCATTTAATATCGTTTCACACCATTTAAGTTAGGGTAATGTTCTTTAAGTAAAGGATTTGCTCTTTcgaataatatattagatatatgataaataatatatctaaaatatattatataatatagtCAGGGTTGATCTAGATTTAATCAATCCTAAACTCTCAGGATCGATGACCAACCTACACAATACTTGTTTAGAGATTTTAGGACTAAGGACTCACCCGGTCCTTCTAGGAATCGAACCAAAACTAGCAAGATTGGACCAGTCCAAGGTTAAcctcgatgctcacccctagagaTAAGTAGCAAGACCAAAGAGTCTCCTGGTTTCCAAAATTGTCACAGCTACGACATTATGCACTCTTGACGAATTCCTCGAAAACCAACAGCCATAAGCATCCCCATGAGTTCAATATGATCACCCAAAACCAAGAACACCATCCCTCCTTATGTAGCAAACACTATTTAATTCATTAGCATCCAAAACAGATACGGCGACAGTGACTAATAGCATCTCATTTGCCGAATATAGTCTGAAAAACAAGATCATCTGGTCATGTGTCCACACACCCTCATAGAAGTTCATAATAATACATGCCAATGCCGTCTTGACACCGTCAGAGTGGCTATGCAAGAAAAAACAGTGCCACGGTGCAGCATATTTCGGAAATTAGCAACAAACACATAGATAAGCAAATTTAGAAACTGATATAACAAGTACATAAATCAAGACCAGGAGCTGACAGCTCAAGTGCACATTCTCTCTCATTGAAGTAGAACTCTGCCAGACAAGGATAAATATCTTCCTGGGAACATCTTCAATCCTGCAACAGTAGCAAGTTCCATTAAGAGTTTGTCCATAAGCAGCTACTTCAGAAGCACAGCAACACAGACATGGGGGGATAAAGATAAGACTAAACTTGTGCAGTATCACCACAAGAGCACAATCTACGCACTTACTTTTGCCAGTAAATACTCATTTCTTTTGCCAGACATTCTATCATTAGTGGGAAGACAACAAAAACGTGCACATACTGAATGTAAGAGTTTAGCATCAGATGGAGTTTCTCTGTATGCAAGAGTACAATTCCAGAGGTAGAATTTGCGGGTTGAGGTGCACAACACTCAGTTTTCTGGAAGAATTGGTAAGGATGAGAAGAGGACATTTAATTGTTTCACAGCAAGTTAAGATAGAGAAGGAAATTTTCTTGGTGTGATGTGATGATAAGTGGTATAAGTTGCGGAAACATAGAAGCTCAGTGCCATTGGAGAAAGAAATTATATCCAAATtcaatatctgatttacattaAAAGCATAAACTGAATGCACTCCAAATTAAAGGCAACAGATAAACTACCTCattgtcgtcgtcgtcttcgtcGTCCTCCTTTTTTAGGCGGGTAGTTCCTCCTTCCTTGTCGATGGGCAATTTCATAGCTCCAAAAGGTGTTTCCACATGAATATTTCCTTTCATGGTGTAACCTGTGCCTCTCCCCCTTATCATATCCCACAATGC
This region of Eucalyptus grandis isolate ANBG69807.140 chromosome 8, ASM1654582v1, whole genome shotgun sequence genomic DNA includes:
- the LOC104456157 gene encoding protein FRIGIDA — protein: MLHREDSAVMRSVAQLGSLSSAIDAFRLRFHDLDDHLRSLHLALDSRTLLLQFNPDQSKSPPLPSQEDARSAPELPEEESAPQSELEQLCQTMCSRGLRRYLVAHLSDVDDLRRQVPPALKNCAPDVPKLVYECVGGFYLQGSKAFTHDSPMISARHAAILALEFFLLSDSLGVQPDPAALSVKAEAESSAIAWRKRLIVEGGVSRAGESDARGLLLFIASFGIPSVFKAEDIAHLLRLSNWKEIGDALPRSPFLRARIPDVLEEMMKIGMSIQAVDVSIGFGIEDKFPPQTILTSFLREAKERCDNSKRAHSSTMAMKAATQKQLTALKSTLRCLEDHNWDPAKVLPGWQLKEMIVKLEKEAADIDKKMKEKVVSKRRIDVVEPARTFKSHEVKRPKFSPEVAPHFSRPFMGFQEQKDNSRIFGRSSYDDGSQPIFSFDSGLSRHGSSYPAASLVSHGSGGGSLTETSLKSPMESANALHSSGVGGRISAGISMMAAGASAAFPRDRLADRIGLVGSSNDASIGQYVIRDGTYRDQLEQRNLGRYTSVGTGRYGPSLEGFKGLPKFSSSNAIDHGSNFDLYGFADTIMERSRT